From one Luteolibacter sp. SL250 genomic stretch:
- a CDS encoding HNH endonuclease, with amino-acid sequence MALLSLIESAVKVGYSIKLLQYLMKECPKHKESRVLPCRVIDGDPFIEEKELLAYQRYLNERWPIPNGKTRPPMRKAIADDVKSESHYGCAICGNGNHGEVAHIHAAADGACNGPDNLIYLCPNHHTAYDYGHKVAANIRREVVDAAKTMKRDSRRRILRHELNAAKAMFGLIQRIKKILDQLGKEKELDLREVGVTEMRLLMAEVTNASVKASEAAQKDQDHTEVELELTKIAPKIAALAGIGEASTSESGLREAATEVVAVSNKVIIDLGEIECPHCEGAGQYGMGGSYCSFCGGSCYVSTDLAEGYDPNDIDEVACPRCEGHCQTGWVGDLCAYCKGDGYVTTDEADDYDPEEIDEIECPHCEGSGKMGLAGSLCSVCGGSCFVRREFAASYDEAEIDEVACPKCDGSGTMGRVGSYCSYCKGDCCVSREEFDAYDPEDDDEFDCPRCNGSGLTGLVGSFCSYCKGECVVSKEELDDYDHEKIDEVDCPHCEGAGQTGWAGSYCRYCKGECVVSQSKFDDYSPEEIDEEACPRCGGSGQTGLVGDTCKLCKGECSVSRATAEAYREKYC; translated from the coding sequence ATGGCTCTCTTAAGTCTTATTGAATCAGCGGTAAAGGTCGGTTACAGCATCAAGCTTCTTCAGTATTTGATGAAAGAGTGTCCGAAGCACAAAGAAAGCCGGGTGCTTCCCTGCCGCGTAATCGACGGCGATCCTTTTATTGAGGAGAAGGAGCTTCTTGCATACCAGCGATATTTAAACGAAAGGTGGCCAATTCCCAACGGAAAGACGCGACCGCCAATGCGGAAAGCAATCGCGGATGACGTTAAATCAGAATCGCACTACGGGTGCGCAATTTGTGGGAATGGAAATCATGGAGAAGTTGCCCACATCCATGCTGCTGCAGATGGAGCATGCAACGGTCCTGATAATCTCATTTATTTATGTCCCAATCACCACACTGCTTACGATTATGGCCATAAAGTCGCAGCCAACATAAGACGAGAGGTAGTTGATGCTGCGAAAACGATGAAGCGGGATTCGCGGCGTAGAATACTCCGTCACGAACTAAATGCGGCCAAGGCGATGTTCGGACTGATTCAGAGAATCAAGAAGATATTGGATCAATTGGGCAAGGAGAAGGAGCTCGACCTGAGGGAGGTTGGCGTCACAGAAATGCGGTTGCTCATGGCGGAGGTGACTAACGCCTCGGTCAAAGCGAGTGAGGCGGCTCAGAAGGATCAGGATCATACAGAGGTTGAACTTGAGTTGACAAAAATTGCTCCAAAGATTGCAGCGTTGGCTGGAATCGGGGAAGCTTCGACCTCAGAAAGTGGTTTGCGTGAGGCCGCGACGGAGGTTGTTGCAGTATCTAATAAAGTTATTATCGATCTTGGGGAAATTGAATGCCCGCATTGTGAGGGAGCAGGTCAATATGGAATGGGAGGGAGCTACTGCTCCTTCTGTGGAGGTTCCTGCTACGTATCGACTGACCTCGCGGAAGGATATGATCCAAATGATATTGATGAGGTTGCGTGCCCTAGGTGTGAAGGGCATTGCCAGACGGGGTGGGTCGGAGACCTTTGTGCTTATTGCAAAGGGGATGGATATGTTACCACTGACGAAGCTGATGACTATGATCCGGAAGAAATTGATGAAATCGAATGTCCGCATTGCGAAGGTTCCGGGAAAATGGGCTTGGCTGGATCACTGTGCTCGGTTTGTGGCGGCTCCTGTTTTGTGCGCCGTGAATTCGCAGCTAGCTATGATGAGGCGGAGATTGATGAAGTCGCGTGCCCTAAATGCGATGGAAGCGGCACCATGGGAAGAGTTGGTTCTTATTGTTCATATTGTAAGGGCGATTGCTGTGTCTCTAGGGAAGAGTTTGATGCTTATGATCCGGAGGACGATGATGAATTTGACTGTCCGCGGTGCAATGGTTCTGGACTAACTGGCTTGGTGGGATCGTTTTGCTCGTATTGTAAGGGTGAATGTGTCGTCTCCAAGGAAGAATTGGATGATTACGATCACGAAAAAATCGATGAGGTGGATTGTCCGCATTGCGAAGGAGCCGGTCAGACTGGTTGGGCTGGATCATATTGTCGATATTGCAAAGGGGAATGCGTCGTTTCCCAGTCGAAGTTCGATGATTACAGTCCTGAGGAAATTGATGAAGAAGCTTGTCCAAGATGTGGTGGGAGTGGCCAGACGGGTCTGGTCGGTGACACATGCAAGCTTTGTAAAGGGGAGTGTTCAGTGTCTCGTGCAACCGCTGAGGCTTATCGAGAGAAATACTGCTAA